A region of Vigna radiata var. radiata cultivar VC1973A chromosome 10, Vradiata_ver6, whole genome shotgun sequence DNA encodes the following proteins:
- the LOC106774643 gene encoding uncharacterized protein LOC106774643, with amino-acid sequence MGRGRGKGKKRSVMAEDPRSEEDKVPAYRRRGRPLKPLSDEIEEVEVTEIIEKDEENVKGNGSTNELKTQPITINKRKRKRSTQVTEKIDPMKDDNGILAKSGPDDSIKSTGFRQNGSRCKNKPHCAAEAEVDCKCAARLS; translated from the coding sequence ATGGGTAGAGGCAGAGGAAAAGGGAAGAAGCGATCTGTTATGGCTGAGGATCCTAGAAGTGAAGAGGATAAAGTCCCAGCTTacagaagaagaggaagacctCTGAAGCCACTGagtgatgaaattgaagaagtGGAAGTAACTGAAATTATAGAGAAAGATGAAGAGAATGTCAAGGGTAATGGCTCTACCAATGAGTTGAAAACTCAACCTAtcacaataaataaaaggaaaaggaagagaTCTACACAGGTTACAGAAAAGATAGATCCCATGAAAGACGACAATGGCATCCTAGCAAAGTCAGGCCCTGATGATTCAATAAAGTCTACCGGATTCCGGCAGAATGGGAGTCGGTGTAAGAACAAGCCTCACTGTGCTGCGGAGGCCGAGGTAGATTGCAAGTGCGCAGCAAGGTTGTCATGA
- the LOC106774644 gene encoding uncharacterized protein LOC106774644, translating to MTIVRTILALAASKSWPLHQMDVKNAFLHGDLKEEVYITLPGGMSTLSPNTVCKLKRSLYGLKQAPRVWFEKFRSTLLGFSFNQSQYDPSLFLQWTPKGIVILLVYVDDIVVTGFDQDVISRIKQMLNSTFHMKELGHLNYFLGLEVHYHLEGTFVNQHKYIQDLVQLAGLTNATPVDTPMEVNVKYRQHEGELLDDPTQYRKLVGSLIYVTITRPDISYVVHTVSKFMQSPRHFHFSAVQRIIKYLLGTSSRGLFFPGNSSLQLQAYSDADWAGCPDTRRSTTGWCMFLGNAPISWKCKKQHSVSKSSTEAEYRAMSAACSEITWLRGLLTELGVSQAQPTPLHTDNTSAIQIAANPVYHERTKHIEVNYHSIREAYDRRVITLPHVSTVVQIGDIFTKSLPRQRHNFLLGKLMLVDSPASI from the coding sequence ATGACCATTGTGCGAACTATCCTTGCTCTTGCTGCATCCAAATCTTGGCCattacatcaaatggatgtcaaaaatGCATTCCTCCATGGTGACCTTAAGGAGGAAGTTTACATCACACTTCCTGGTGGTATGTCGACTCTCTCCCCGAATACTGTTTGCAAATTAAAACGATCTTTATATGGCTTGAAGCAGGCCCCAAGAGTATGGTTTGAAAAGTTTCGCTCTACTCTTCTtggtttttctttcaatcaaagtCAATATGATCCATCACTCTTCCTTCAATGGACTCCTAAAGGGATCGTCATACTTCTtgtttatgtggatgacattgtggTCACTGGTTTTGATCAAGATGTTATTTCTAGAATCAAACAAATGTTGAATTCAACTTTTCACATGAAAGAGTTAGGCCATCTCAATTATTTCTTGGGTTTAGAGGTCCATTACCATCTTGAAGGTACTTTTGTAAATCAgcataaatatattcaagattTGGTCCAGCTAGCGGGACTCACCAATGCTACCCCTGTTGACACTCCAATGGAAGTTAACGTTAAATATAGGCAACATGAAGGAGAGCTTCTTGACGATCCCACTCAATATCGGAAACTAGTTGGTAGTCTCATCTATGTGACTATCACTCGCCCTGATATTTCTTATGTTGTACACACTGTTAGTAAGTTCATGCAATCTCCAAGGCACTTCCATTTTTCAGCAGTACAACGTATCATTAAATATCTCCTTGGCACCTCAAGTCGTGGTTTATTCTTTCCTGGTAATTCTTCTCTTCAACTCCAAGCTTATagtgatgctgattgggctggttGTCCAGACACTAGGAGATCAACTACTGGCTGGTGTATGTTCCTAGGGAATGCTCCTATTTCATGGAAATGTAAGAAACAACACTCAGTCTCCAAGTCGTCCACTGAAGCAGAATATCGCGCAATGTCTGCTGCTTGTTCTGAAATAACATGGCTACGTGGTCTTCTTACAGAACTTGGAGTTTCTCAAGCACAACCCACTCCACTACATACTGATAACACCAGTGCCATACAGATTGCAGCAAATCCAGTTTACCATGAACGGACGAAACACATTGAGGTCAACTATCATTCTATCCGAGAAGCATATGATCGTAGGGTCATCACTCTACCACATGTCTCCACAGTTGTTCAAATAGGTGACATTTTCACTAAATCATTGCCACGCCAGCGTCACAATTTTCTACTTGGCAAATTGATGCTTGTAGATTCACCAGCATCAATTTGA